Proteins from one Microscilla marina ATCC 23134 genomic window:
- a CDS encoding aminotransferase-like domain-containing protein, producing MKSTQEFLYLQIAQSIEQQIVSGTLPVGHKLPSVRVLCQQQQVSPSTVFNAYYRLETMGLIEARPKSGYYVRQSRAVQRMQRYQEILPSPQKLPPLNPSVSDIIDDIEQFNQLSGVTSFAPATPALQMLPGQKLQKSVREVMRKYSDECLNYAPVHGLACLREQILLHGAHWGFRGSPHEVLVTAGCLEAISLCLQALTRPGDLIITETLTYFGIQQLIQNLGLKVAPVAIHPETGLDMKHITTLLKAHKVKACLFTSNFHNPTAYSLPNEQKQWLAQLAASHQIPVIEDDVYGEVYFGKQRPTTIKRYDTEGWVIYCSSFSKMLSPGYRLGYCLPGRFMQQVARQKRIHSIATSSLVQYTLSHFLQKGRFSYHLKKLRQTLYLNMLKYEQCIDAYFPAETYFAPPQGGYVFWIGFAPNTNTYKLYLSAKAHHIGIVPGQLFSLGKQYKNFIRLSFATPFDQKIEESLKKLGKLANNLNIS from the coding sequence TGCCCAAAGCATTGAGCAACAAATAGTGAGTGGTACCTTGCCCGTTGGGCACAAACTCCCTTCTGTGCGTGTATTGTGCCAACAACAACAGGTAAGCCCCTCTACAGTGTTTAATGCCTACTATAGGCTCGAAACTATGGGCTTAATAGAAGCACGCCCCAAGTCTGGTTACTATGTGCGCCAATCACGTGCTGTGCAACGAATGCAGCGTTACCAGGAAATATTGCCCTCGCCCCAAAAACTGCCGCCACTCAACCCCTCAGTATCCGATATTATAGATGACATAGAGCAGTTCAATCAGTTGTCAGGAGTTACCTCATTTGCCCCTGCTACTCCTGCGCTGCAAATGTTGCCAGGGCAAAAATTACAAAAGTCGGTGAGAGAAGTAATGCGAAAATATTCGGATGAATGCCTTAACTATGCGCCGGTGCATGGGTTAGCCTGCCTCAGAGAGCAAATTTTGTTGCATGGGGCACATTGGGGATTTCGGGGTAGTCCTCACGAGGTATTAGTAACAGCGGGTTGTTTGGAAGCCATAAGCTTGTGCCTTCAGGCGCTGACCCGCCCTGGTGACTTGATCATTACTGAAACCTTGACTTACTTTGGTATCCAACAATTGATTCAAAACCTGGGACTGAAGGTAGCACCAGTGGCAATACACCCTGAAACAGGGCTCGACATGAAGCATATAACAACACTGTTGAAAGCACATAAGGTAAAGGCATGTTTGTTTACTTCTAACTTTCATAACCCTACAGCTTATAGCTTGCCCAACGAACAAAAGCAGTGGTTGGCTCAATTGGCGGCAAGCCACCAAATACCCGTAATAGAGGACGATGTATATGGGGAAGTATACTTTGGCAAGCAACGCCCCACTACCATCAAGCGCTATGACACTGAAGGTTGGGTAATTTATTGCTCTTCTTTCTCTAAAATGCTATCGCCAGGGTATAGACTAGGGTATTGTCTGCCAGGACGTTTTATGCAACAGGTTGCCCGACAAAAACGCATTCATTCTATTGCCACCAGTTCGTTGGTTCAGTATACATTGAGTCATTTTTTGCAAAAAGGACGTTTCAGTTATCACCTCAAAAAACTGAGGCAAACACTCTACCTTAATATGTTAAAGTATGAGCAGTGTATAGACGCTTATTTTCCTGCGGAAACCTATTTTGCACCTCCACAGGGAGGTTATGTTTTTTGGATAGGCTTTGCCCCCAATACAAACACTTATAAACTTTATCTAAGTGCCAAAGCGCATCATATAGGAATAGTTCCGGGGCAATTATTTTCGCTAGGCAAACAATATAAGAACTTTATTCGTCTGAGTTTTGCTACTCCTTTTGATCAAAAGATAGAGGAGTCGTTAAAAAAACTAGGTAAGCTCGCTAATAATTTGAACATATCTTAG
- a CDS encoding YheC/YheD family protein has translation METIGVIARRLEDKPPFGKQTYFFEDMPLGDRSLPPVFFFSPLDWSPHQATIPGYTYAPAQGKWQPCVHPLPRYIYDRFWARTPQDLARVRALKAQVMAAGGNIQNPQALSDFARDKYQVFEFLKQQQLPTIDTLQLAPNQEEALAAFLDKYPMKKVFYIKANTGGQGRDIYILHRAAPGFSIEWGNKGHVFTQVSELHAFLVQHLAHQTFIVQPRAHTARVNGGSFDVRVLIQNYGNAQYHLGGMGVRVGARGGFMSNLSLGATAMSFDDLVRYFQRVYAQDLAHLREKMTELCLHAAHLLHQQYGDFVELGFDLLLTQDQQIQLLEINARPARWLFTMIANASDHHPAQQAEFRRIRRASTGKFMHFFKQQ, from the coding sequence ATGGAAACTATAGGAGTAATTGCCAGAAGGCTGGAAGATAAACCACCTTTTGGCAAACAAACATATTTTTTTGAAGACATGCCGCTCGGCGACCGGAGCTTACCTCCGGTTTTTTTCTTTAGCCCTCTAGACTGGAGCCCACACCAGGCAACCATACCGGGGTATACCTATGCTCCCGCCCAGGGCAAGTGGCAACCCTGCGTACACCCTTTGCCACGTTATATCTACGATCGGTTTTGGGCAAGAACCCCGCAAGACTTAGCCCGGGTAAGGGCGCTCAAGGCACAGGTAATGGCGGCTGGAGGCAACATTCAAAACCCCCAGGCATTGTCTGATTTTGCCCGTGACAAATACCAGGTATTTGAGTTTTTGAAACAACAGCAATTGCCTACCATTGATACCTTGCAGCTTGCGCCTAACCAAGAAGAAGCGTTGGCCGCTTTTTTGGACAAATACCCCATGAAGAAGGTGTTTTATATAAAGGCAAATACAGGGGGGCAAGGCAGAGACATTTACATTTTGCACCGGGCGGCGCCAGGTTTTTCTATAGAGTGGGGCAACAAGGGACACGTTTTTACCCAAGTGTCTGAGTTGCACGCCTTTTTGGTGCAACACCTTGCCCACCAAACGTTTATAGTGCAGCCCCGCGCGCATACGGCACGGGTCAACGGGGGAAGCTTTGATGTACGGGTGCTGATTCAAAATTATGGCAATGCCCAGTATCACCTGGGTGGCATGGGCGTAAGGGTAGGGGCCAGGGGAGGGTTTATGTCTAACCTGAGCCTGGGCGCCACTGCCATGTCTTTTGATGACCTGGTGCGCTACTTCCAGCGTGTGTATGCGCAGGATTTGGCGCACTTGCGTGAAAAAATGACCGAATTGTGTTTGCACGCCGCCCACTTGTTGCACCAGCAATACGGCGATTTTGTCGAGTTGGGTTTTGACCTTTTGCTTACCCAAGACCAGCAAATACAACTATTGGAAATCAATGCCCGCCCTGCCCGCTGGCTATTTACCATGATCGCCAATGCCTCTGACCACCACCCCGCCCAACAAGCCGAGTTTAGACGCATCAGGCGGGCGTCTACGGGTAAGTTCATGCATTTTTTCAAACAACAATAA
- a CDS encoding ATP-binding protein, with protein sequence MELEHIPEDNKPEKSHDTEFKLQKSQASLDASKDMLPLDRVKELNRVVALRRSVPKNKDLDGVHSELNWWLKIIWYRYQDPAGELDFEDFLGLPDFNDVPIDFPPIETDSQYGQWLHKHQASEAYNIRLLLATTMALSLNDSLFFALQELTKPRVISSMVGGKVEEKGRRFLPSIQTVLYLLAGADLSNQAKYQLYFRSRADLLHKLGIELTSPNSRYSQSDSNDEWKNLLISLNPNIWQYFLGGNMPLPEENKDLPITKLDTPLTFDDLVLNDETKNALTPLLNYARNGKDFFNDAEASGHFKSGYISLLQGPPGTGKTLIATVIGKEVGLVTYQLELAQVVSKYIGETSKNINKVFEELTRAIDHLKGEPSILFIDEADALIGKRSEVNDSKDRYANFDVSNLLQKIESFPGLIILASNFQQNLDSAIQRRIGATILVPPPEADERTQLWKNYRPANLEYPTDNFARILGEKFRLTGAQINNIMKQVALAVYGTKVKVLDYDLHMEPAIKSELIKFDEVYVRPRDLMNEAQVDEEEYLQQLLWERALPPKWQYNPLYMPRILSQAVVLTEEDIKALVKKVKRRWEGGPYHDIPFKEGIEVVLRDLCAVKNLNWNEIQAKIYQLLEEEKAKSNKEEEQKSSRTVQLVDLSKLKDMGKKKEEKEAAEKEEAPQKKLPKKKLTKEEQAAQEKLRKAAEEKAKKAAAKEEEERKLKKILSPSEAEKFWATPLPQGFAFARKDMVKNMAQIYTLSKWYIIQIVEKAAELAKADESHETKANGDIEIRASHLQGAMDVVAAELGKAKGEKLDRDHFLRQDLKEQRQKEKAKEAKRRDVVPGWKTAPRYWANAVPEGYAYSRRDLSSNLAKFYPNVSVGSMEDILKQATEFIGKDQPPLIAYSEHILKAIEKYGLQ encoded by the coding sequence ATGGAGTTAGAACACATTCCAGAAGATAATAAGCCCGAAAAGAGCCACGACACTGAGTTTAAGTTACAAAAAAGCCAGGCTTCTTTAGACGCGTCTAAGGACATGCTACCACTCGACCGAGTAAAAGAACTCAACCGAGTAGTGGCTTTGCGCCGATCGGTGCCCAAAAACAAAGACCTGGACGGTGTGCACAGCGAGCTCAACTGGTGGCTAAAAATTATTTGGTACCGTTATCAAGACCCTGCCGGAGAGCTCGACTTTGAAGATTTTCTAGGCTTACCCGACTTTAATGACGTTCCTATTGATTTTCCACCTATAGAAACTGACAGCCAATATGGGCAATGGTTACATAAACACCAAGCAAGCGAAGCGTACAACATTCGTTTATTGCTTGCCACCACGATGGCACTGAGCCTCAACGACTCCTTATTTTTTGCCCTCCAGGAACTCACCAAGCCCAGGGTGATCTCGTCCATGGTAGGCGGAAAAGTAGAAGAAAAAGGCAGGCGTTTTTTACCCTCTATCCAAACCGTATTGTACTTGTTGGCGGGTGCCGACTTAAGCAACCAAGCCAAATACCAATTATATTTTCGTTCCAGGGCCGACCTGTTGCACAAACTGGGAATAGAGCTTACTTCTCCCAACAGTCGTTATTCTCAATCGGACAGTAACGACGAATGGAAAAACCTCCTCATCTCGCTCAACCCCAACATCTGGCAATACTTTTTGGGCGGCAATATGCCCTTGCCCGAAGAAAACAAAGACTTGCCCATTACCAAGCTCGACACCCCGCTTACTTTTGACGATTTGGTGCTCAACGACGAAACCAAAAACGCCTTGACTCCTTTGCTCAATTACGCCCGCAATGGCAAAGACTTTTTCAACGATGCCGAAGCGAGCGGTCATTTCAAGAGCGGCTACATTAGCTTGTTGCAAGGCCCTCCGGGCACGGGTAAAACCCTCATTGCCACCGTGATTGGCAAAGAGGTGGGCTTGGTTACCTATCAGCTGGAGCTGGCGCAGGTGGTGTCTAAATACATTGGCGAAACTTCTAAAAACATCAACAAGGTGTTTGAAGAGCTCACCCGCGCCATTGACCACCTCAAGGGCGAGCCCAGTATTTTGTTTATCGATGAAGCCGATGCCCTCATTGGCAAACGCTCTGAGGTAAACGACAGCAAAGACCGTTACGCCAACTTTGACGTGAGCAACTTGTTGCAAAAAATTGAGAGTTTTCCGGGGCTCATTATCCTGGCGTCTAACTTTCAGCAAAACCTCGACTCGGCGATTCAACGCCGGATTGGGGCTACCATATTGGTGCCGCCCCCCGAAGCCGACGAGCGTACCCAACTGTGGAAAAACTACCGCCCCGCCAACCTGGAGTACCCCACCGATAATTTTGCCCGCATTCTGGGCGAAAAGTTTAGGCTGACCGGGGCGCAAATCAACAATATAATGAAACAGGTGGCGCTGGCGGTGTATGGCACCAAGGTAAAGGTGCTCGATTACGACTTGCACATGGAGCCCGCCATCAAGAGCGAGTTGATCAAGTTTGATGAGGTGTATGTGCGCCCCCGCGACCTGATGAACGAGGCACAGGTAGACGAAGAGGAGTACTTGCAGCAGTTGCTCTGGGAACGCGCCCTGCCTCCCAAGTGGCAGTATAACCCGCTGTATATGCCCCGTATTTTGAGCCAGGCGGTGGTGCTCACCGAAGAAGACATCAAGGCGTTGGTAAAGAAGGTCAAGCGCCGCTGGGAAGGAGGTCCTTACCACGACATTCCCTTTAAGGAAGGCATAGAGGTAGTGTTGCGCGATTTATGCGCGGTAAAAAACCTGAACTGGAACGAGATTCAGGCAAAGATTTATCAATTGCTGGAAGAAGAGAAAGCAAAAAGCAACAAGGAAGAGGAGCAAAAAAGCAGCCGCACGGTGCAGTTGGTAGACCTGAGCAAGCTCAAGGACATGGGCAAAAAGAAGGAGGAGAAGGAAGCCGCCGAGAAAGAAGAGGCACCCCAAAAGAAGTTACCCAAGAAGAAGTTAACTAAAGAAGAGCAGGCAGCCCAGGAAAAATTGCGCAAAGCTGCCGAAGAAAAGGCAAAAAAAGCTGCAGCAAAAGAAGAGGAAGAGAGAAAGCTCAAAAAAATATTATCGCCCTCCGAGGCCGAAAAATTTTGGGCAACGCCTTTGCCCCAGGGTTTTGCCTTTGCCCGCAAAGATATGGTGAAAAACATGGCGCAGATTTATACCTTGAGCAAGTGGTACATTATACAAATTGTAGAAAAGGCGGCCGAATTAGCGAAAGCGGATGAGTCGCATGAAACCAAGGCAAACGGCGATATAGAGATCAGGGCAAGCCACCTACAGGGGGCCATGGATGTGGTGGCGGCTGAGCTAGGCAAGGCAAAGGGCGAAAAGCTGGACCGGGATCATTTTCTGCGCCAGGACTTGAAAGAACAACGCCAAAAAGAGAAAGCAAAAGAGGCTAAACGCCGCGATGTGGTGCCCGGCTGGAAGACTGCCCCGCGTTATTGGGCAAATGCGGTTCCGGAGGGGTACGCTTACTCCCGCCGCGACTTGTCGAGCAATCTTGCCAAGTTCTACCCCAATGTTTCGGTAGGATCAATGGAAGATATTCTCAAGCAAGCCACTGAGTTTATTGGCAAAGACCAACCCCCGCTCATTGCCTACTCTGAACATATTCTGAAGGCGATTGAAAAGTATGGGCTGCAGTAG
- a CDS encoding ceramidase domain-containing protein: MNLSVILLQVIKPPYHEYHAEYIITQPWNAVSSLVFFVPVIYWTWKLKPHYRQYPVMTAILPLLFLNGLGSTLFHAFEPNLALALLDGIPPLLMIILLSSYFWTKTTNSWFSGVLIVLGCYGINALMAYIFYINGKPEAATNITYFITGMIVLTPVVFILARSRWRKWKMVALAIVLLNLALLFRVLDSYEYPTNPFAHVLPQGTHFLWHILSAAAVFPLGRFLIHLRYVDTRPMEAYA, from the coding sequence ATGAACTTGAGTGTTATACTTCTGCAAGTGATAAAACCGCCTTACCACGAGTATCATGCAGAGTACATTATTACCCAACCCTGGAACGCCGTGTCTTCGCTGGTGTTTTTTGTTCCGGTCATTTATTGGACCTGGAAACTCAAACCTCACTACAGGCAATACCCTGTAATGACTGCCATTTTGCCTTTGCTATTTCTCAATGGGCTGGGTTCTACCTTGTTTCATGCGTTTGAGCCCAACCTTGCCTTGGCCTTGCTCGATGGCATTCCTCCATTATTGATGATTATTTTACTCAGTAGTTATTTTTGGACCAAAACCACCAATTCCTGGTTTTCGGGGGTGTTGATCGTGCTGGGTTGTTATGGCATCAATGCATTGATGGCGTACATATTTTATATCAATGGCAAGCCCGAAGCCGCTACCAATATTACCTATTTCATTACGGGGATGATTGTACTTACCCCGGTGGTATTTATTCTTGCCCGAAGCCGTTGGCGAAAATGGAAAATGGTGGCATTGGCCATTGTATTGCTCAATCTGGCGCTGTTGTTTCGGGTATTGGATAGCTACGAATACCCCACCAACCCGTTTGCCCATGTCTTGCCGCAAGGCACTCATTTTTTGTGGCACATTTTAAGCGCAGCGGCAGTATTTCCATTGGGGCGTTTTTTAATCCACTTGCGTTATGTAGACACCCGCCCTATGGAAGCGTATGCTTAG